The DNA sequence ATGTCGGAAACTATCAGAAGTATTAGAACCACGTTATTTACATTATAATACGTGCAAAAATCGTGTGAACTGCTGTTCCGGAAAGGATTGAGATGAACAGGTATGATATTATCTTTGTGGGTCACATAATCAAAGGCAAGATAGCGCCTTTTGAACAGGCTTCCAGATCAGGAACAGGGGGTGCATCATTTTTCGGTGCTGCAGCCGCACTCTGTTGTACTAAAAAGATTGCTGTGATAACAAGAATGTCCAAGGATGATGAGCATTTTGTCGAACCTTTTAGAAAAATGGGTATTGACGTTTATGTCCAGTATTCAAATGAGACAACCAGCATGAAGGTTATTTATCCTAATCCAAATGTTGACGAAAGACAGCTCTTTCTAAAGAAAAACGCAGGATATTTCCGGCTTGATGAAATGCCCTCTTTAGAACCATGCTTAATTCATTTGAGCGGCTTAAGCGATCAGGAATTTACTATCGAATTTATGAAGGGATTAAAAGAGAAAGGATTCCGTTTGTCAATTGATATGCAAGGTTTTTTGTGGGAGATAGACAGTCAGACGCGGGCTTTCTATCCCAAGGAATTGAAAGAGAAAGAGAAAATACTGCATCTTATTGAAGTCGTAAAACTG is a window from the Pseudomonadota bacterium genome containing:
- a CDS encoding PfkB family carbohydrate kinase, with translation MNRYDIIFVGHIIKGKIAPFEQASRSGTGGASFFGAAAALCCTKKIAVITRMSKDDEHFVEPFRKMGIDVYVQYSNETTSMKVIYPNPNVDERQLFLKKNAGYFRLDEMPSLEPCLIHLSGLSDQEFTIEFMKGLKEKGFRLSIDMQGFLWEIDSQTRAFYPKELKEKEKILHLIEVVKLDKNEAKTLTGTDDLKRAAAIIDEWGCSESLITSSDGVLAYKNGESYFERFTNRSVIGRTGRGDTTMGAYLARRIDHSVEDALRFAAALVSIKMESEGPFRGTLEDVLARMEANQEKA